A window from Symbiopectobacterium purcellii encodes these proteins:
- a CDS encoding phosphatase has protein sequence MYPVDLHMHTVASTHAYSTLHDYIAEAKRKNIRLFAITDHGPDMADAPHYWHFMNMRVWPRLVDGVGILRGIESNIKNRQGDIDCTGIMLEQMDLVIAGFHEPVLPPQDLVTHTEALIATMASGNVHIISHPGNPKYPIDIAAVAQAAAHYDVALELNNSSFMHSRKGSGPNCRAIAEAVREAGGRLALGSDSHIAFTLGDFTHCERIVQEIDFPQERILNVSPRRVLDFLEQRGRPAIAELAAL, from the coding sequence ATGTATCCCGTCGATTTACATATGCATACCGTCGCCAGTACTCACGCCTACAGCACCCTGCATGACTATATCGCAGAGGCTAAACGCAAGAACATCCGCCTGTTTGCCATTACCGATCATGGTCCTGACATGGCTGATGCACCACACTATTGGCACTTTATGAATATGCGCGTGTGGCCGCGGTTGGTGGATGGTGTCGGCATCCTGCGTGGTATTGAATCCAATATCAAAAACCGTCAGGGGGATATCGACTGTACCGGGATCATGCTGGAGCAAATGGACCTGGTCATTGCCGGTTTTCATGAACCCGTACTGCCACCGCAGGATCTTGTGACGCACACCGAGGCGCTGATTGCCACCATGGCCAGTGGCAATGTGCATATCATCAGCCATCCCGGCAATCCCAAATATCCGATTGATATTGCCGCCGTGGCGCAAGCCGCAGCGCATTATGACGTCGCGCTTGAATTGAATAACTCGTCGTTTATGCATTCACGCAAAGGCAGTGGACCCAACTGTCGCGCTATTGCTGAGGCGGTTCGCGAGGCAGGCGGAAGGCTGGCGCTTGGCTCTGATTCCCATATTGCATTTACGTTGGGCGATTTTACCCACTGCGAACGTATTGTGCAGGAAATTGATTTTCCGCAAGAGCGTATACTCAATGTGAGTCCTCGACGCGTTTTAGATTTTCTGGAACAACGTGGCCGCCCTGCGATAGCAGAACTGGCGGCTTTGTAA
- the rmf gene encoding ribosome modulation factor: MKRQKRDRLERAQSRGYQAGLSGKSKELCPYQSINARSEWLGGWRQAMEDRAVTA; this comes from the coding sequence ATGAAGAGACAGAAACGAGATCGTTTGGAACGGGCGCAATCACGCGGCTATCAAGCAGGACTTTCCGGAAAGTCGAAGGAACTTTGTCCTTATCAATCTATTAATGCCCGATCTGAATGGTTGGGAGGCTGGCGGCAAGCGATGGAGGACAGGGCGGTTACCGCGTAG
- a CDS encoding ABC transporter ATP-binding protein, with translation MDDILLTIDNLALSFPIYHGEVHALNQVSLSVKRGEIVGVVGESGSGKSVTSMLVMRLLRPGSYNINSGSVTLLGQDMLNASERTLRQMRGTKVAMIFQEPMTALNPTRRVGDLMREVIQQHQPLNKRDAHAHARVLLSEMQISDAEQVMKRYPFELSGGMRQRVMIALAFSCDPELIIADEPTTALDVTVQRQVLRLLKQKAQERGTAVLFISHDMAVVSQLCDRLYVMYAGTVIESGSTQAVIQGPAHPYSQGLLRCAPDDAIPRAVLPAIPGTVPNLSQLPEGCAFRPRCTAATERCYQRPELHTLATSSQQVACWNPQREVENE, from the coding sequence ATGGACGATATCCTGTTGACGATTGATAATCTGGCGCTCAGTTTTCCGATTTATCACGGAGAAGTTCATGCGCTTAACCAGGTCTCGTTGAGCGTAAAGCGCGGTGAAATTGTTGGCGTTGTCGGAGAATCCGGTTCCGGTAAGTCAGTCACCTCGATGCTGGTGATGCGGCTGCTACGACCGGGGAGCTATAACATCAACAGCGGCAGCGTTACCCTGTTGGGACAGGATATGCTCAATGCCTCGGAGCGCACCCTACGCCAGATGCGCGGCACCAAAGTGGCCATGATCTTTCAGGAACCGATGACGGCACTGAACCCAACGCGCCGCGTCGGTGATTTGATGCGCGAAGTTATCCAACAGCACCAACCGTTGAATAAACGTGATGCACACGCCCATGCGCGGGTATTGCTCTCAGAAATGCAAATTTCTGATGCGGAACAGGTGATGAAGCGTTATCCGTTTGAGCTCTCCGGCGGGATGCGGCAGCGCGTAATGATTGCGCTGGCCTTTTCCTGTGATCCTGAACTGATCATTGCCGATGAGCCCACAACCGCGCTGGATGTTACGGTGCAGCGTCAGGTGTTGCGCCTGTTAAAACAAAAGGCGCAGGAACGCGGAACGGCAGTATTGTTTATCAGTCACGATATGGCGGTTGTATCACAACTGTGCGATCGGCTGTACGTCATGTATGCCGGAACGGTTATTGAGAGTGGATCCACACAGGCCGTGATCCAAGGTCCCGCCCATCCCTACTCGCAAGGGTTGTTACGCTGCGCACCGGATGATGCCATACCGCGCGCTGTGCTGCCAGCTATCCCCGGCACGGTACCCAATTTGTCGCAGTTGCCTGAAGGCTGTGCGTTTCGGCCACGCTGTACGGCAGCGACGGAACGCTGCTATCAACGTCCTGAACTGCATACGCTGGCAACGTCCTCTCAACAGGTTGCCTGCTGGAATCCTCAGAGGGAGGTGGAAAATGAATGA
- the ddpC gene encoding D,D-dipeptide ABC transporter permease, with product MHVTQQQTAARRTPSPRIAYWQKQWWLVKRSPLTLLGGAIIVVIVLMMVFAPWLAPYDPNAIDFSARLQPPSSTHWFGTDEVGRDLFSRVVMGSQQSVAAGLAVVAIAAVIGSLLGCFSGVLGGFGDAMIMRIMDIMLSIPSLVLTMALAAALGPSLFNAMLAIAIVRIPFYVRLARGQTLVVRQFAYVQAAKTFGANRWHLITWHILRNALPPLVVQASLDIGAAILMAATLGFIGLGAQQPTAEWGAMVANGRSYVLDQWWYCAFPGMAILITAVGFNLFGDGVRDLLDPKTSGGH from the coding sequence ATGCATGTAACGCAACAACAAACTGCCGCACGGCGCACACCGTCCCCGCGTATTGCCTATTGGCAAAAACAGTGGTGGCTGGTCAAGCGTAGCCCGCTAACGTTATTGGGGGGCGCGATTATCGTGGTGATTGTGCTGATGATGGTATTTGCCCCCTGGCTTGCACCTTACGATCCTAACGCTATCGATTTTTCTGCCCGCTTGCAGCCGCCGTCATCGACCCATTGGTTTGGCACCGATGAAGTGGGGCGCGACCTGTTCAGCCGGGTGGTGATGGGAAGCCAGCAATCTGTTGCTGCCGGGCTGGCCGTTGTGGCCATTGCGGCCGTTATCGGCTCGCTGCTTGGTTGTTTTTCCGGCGTGTTAGGCGGCTTTGGCGATGCGATGATCATGCGGATTATGGACATTATGCTGTCCATCCCCTCCTTGGTGCTCACCATGGCGCTGGCAGCGGCTTTAGGTCCGAGTTTGTTCAACGCCATGCTGGCGATTGCCATTGTGCGCATTCCGTTTTATGTCCGGCTGGCACGTGGGCAAACGCTGGTGGTGCGTCAGTTTGCCTATGTACAAGCCGCGAAAACCTTCGGCGCTAACCGCTGGCACCTGATTACCTGGCATATTCTGCGCAACGCGCTGCCACCGCTGGTGGTGCAAGCGTCGCTGGACATTGGGGCCGCGATTTTAATGGCAGCCACGCTCGGTTTTATCGGATTGGGTGCACAGCAACCGACGGCGGAGTGGGGCGCGATGGTCGCCAATGGGCGCAGCTACGTGCTCGATCAGTGGTGGTATTGTGCGTTTCCCGGTATGGCGATTTTGATCACGGCGGTCGGCTTCAATCTGTTCGGTGACGGCGTGCGTGACCTGTTGGATCCGAAAACCTCAGGAGGGCACTGA
- a CDS encoding ABC transporter permease yields the protein MTFWSILRQRCWGLILVVMGVCVITFIISHLIPGDPARLLAGDRASDDIVRHIRQQLGLDQPLYVQFWRYVTSLFSGDLGTSIRTGRPVLDDIRTVFPATLELAFCSLLLALAAGIPLGVLSAVYRDRWLDHGVRLLAIGGISTPAFWLGLGVIVLFYGHLDLLPGGGRLDDWLDPPAHITGFYLIDSLLAGDHEAFLNALQHLILPSLTLSFVHLGIVARQIRSAMLEQLSEDYIRTERASGLTPWRIVVCHALPNALIPSVTVLGLALGDLLYGAVLTETVFSWPGMGAYVVASIQALDFPAVMGFAVVVSMAYVGVNLVVDLLYLWLDPRIGRGEA from the coding sequence ATGACGTTCTGGAGTATTTTGCGGCAACGCTGCTGGGGATTGATACTGGTGGTGATGGGGGTTTGCGTCATCACCTTCATTATCTCACACCTGATTCCCGGCGATCCTGCGCGCTTGTTGGCAGGCGATCGCGCCAGTGATGATATCGTACGCCATATTCGCCAGCAGCTTGGATTGGATCAGCCGCTCTATGTGCAGTTTTGGCGCTATGTTACGTCCCTTTTTTCCGGTGATTTAGGCACCTCGATTCGTACCGGGCGTCCAGTGCTGGATGATATTCGGACTGTTTTCCCTGCCACGCTCGAACTGGCGTTTTGCTCTCTGTTGCTGGCGCTGGCGGCCGGCATTCCCCTTGGCGTGCTTTCGGCGGTATATCGCGATCGCTGGTTGGATCATGGTGTGCGATTACTGGCGATCGGTGGGATATCCACGCCCGCTTTTTGGCTTGGCTTGGGCGTTATTGTGTTGTTTTACGGGCATCTCGATCTGCTGCCCGGCGGTGGCCGGTTGGATGACTGGCTGGATCCGCCCGCGCATATTACTGGATTTTATCTTATCGATAGCCTGTTGGCGGGTGACCATGAAGCCTTCTTGAACGCTTTACAACACCTGATATTGCCGTCGCTCACGCTCTCGTTTGTTCATCTCGGTATCGTGGCGCGTCAGATTCGATCCGCCATGTTGGAGCAATTGAGTGAGGATTACATCCGCACCGAGCGGGCCAGTGGCTTAACCCCGTGGCGCATTGTGGTGTGTCACGCGCTGCCCAATGCGTTGATCCCGTCAGTGACGGTGTTGGGGCTCGCGCTGGGCGATCTGCTGTATGGCGCGGTATTAACGGAAACGGTGTTCTCCTGGCCGGGTATGGGCGCTTACGTTGTGGCATCGATTCAGGCGCTGGACTTTCCCGCGGTGATGGGCTTTGCCGTGGTGGTGTCCATGGCTTATGTCGGCGTTAACCTGGTGGTGGATCTGCTTTATCTGTGGCTGGATCCGCGAATTGGACGAGGAGAGGCGTGA
- a CDS encoding ABC transporter substrate-binding protein, giving the protein MKTHHTALLRPLLLATAMAAVLPAWAAVPKDMLVIGKAADPQTLDPAVTIDNNDWTITYPCYQRLVQYKTENGKGATDVTGDLALSWEASPDQKTWTFKLDPKAKFADGSVVSAEAVKLSFERLLKIGQGPAEAYPSDLKVDAVDAHTVRFTLSAPFAPFLYTLANDGASIINPAVLSKHSDDEGKGWLAENTAGSGPYQVQRWQKGQQVVLVPNPHYSGSTPAFKRVSVKIIGESATRRLQLERGDIDIAESLPVDQLATLKAKNSVSVQEHPSLRVTYLYLNNGKGPLSQVDLRRAVSWATDYHGMVKGILGGNGKQMRGPIPEGMWGYDKDAMQYSLDNAKAQAAMSKVAQKPQQLTFLYSDNDPSWEPIAISTQATLKSLGVNVSLEKLANATMRERVGKGDFDIAIGNWSPDFADPYMFMNYWFESNKKGLPGNRSYYENPAVDGVLKKAMATTDQAVRTEDYQQAQRIVIDEAAYVYLFQKNYQVAMNDAVKGFVFNPILEQVFNIGTMSK; this is encoded by the coding sequence ATGAAGACGCACCACACTGCATTGTTACGACCTCTGCTGTTAGCTACCGCAATGGCTGCCGTATTGCCTGCCTGGGCTGCGGTGCCGAAAGATATGCTGGTGATCGGCAAAGCCGCCGATCCACAAACGTTAGATCCTGCGGTCACTATCGATAATAACGACTGGACCATCACCTATCCCTGTTATCAACGGCTGGTACAGTACAAAACGGAAAACGGCAAAGGCGCTACTGATGTGACCGGGGATTTAGCCCTGAGTTGGGAAGCGTCTCCAGACCAAAAAACCTGGACTTTCAAGCTCGATCCCAAGGCAAAATTTGCCGATGGCAGCGTTGTCAGCGCCGAGGCGGTCAAATTATCGTTTGAACGTCTGCTGAAGATCGGCCAGGGACCCGCCGAAGCCTATCCCAGCGATTTGAAGGTTGATGCGGTGGATGCGCATACCGTGCGTTTTACTCTGAGCGCACCCTTTGCGCCGTTCCTGTATACCTTGGCCAATGACGGTGCCTCTATCATTAATCCCGCGGTATTGAGCAAACACAGTGACGATGAAGGTAAGGGCTGGTTAGCGGAGAATACCGCCGGTTCCGGGCCTTATCAGGTACAGCGTTGGCAGAAAGGCCAGCAGGTGGTGCTGGTGCCAAACCCTCACTACAGCGGCAGTACGCCCGCGTTTAAACGCGTTTCGGTCAAAATTATTGGTGAGAGTGCCACACGCCGCCTGCAACTTGAGCGCGGCGATATTGATATTGCGGAGTCGCTACCGGTCGATCAGCTTGCCACGCTGAAGGCAAAAAACAGTGTGTCGGTACAGGAACACCCGTCGCTGCGCGTGACCTATCTTTATCTTAACAATGGCAAAGGGCCATTGAGTCAGGTTGATTTGCGTCGTGCTGTCTCCTGGGCCACGGACTATCATGGCATGGTGAAGGGGATTTTGGGCGGGAACGGCAAGCAGATGCGAGGTCCGATCCCGGAAGGCATGTGGGGCTATGACAAAGATGCCATGCAGTACAGTCTGGATAACGCCAAGGCACAGGCGGCAATGAGCAAGGTTGCGCAAAAGCCGCAGCAATTGACCTTCCTTTATTCAGATAACGATCCCTCCTGGGAACCCATTGCTATCTCAACGCAGGCAACGCTGAAATCGTTGGGGGTCAATGTCAGTCTGGAAAAACTGGCAAACGCCACCATGCGCGAACGGGTTGGCAAGGGTGACTTTGACATCGCCATCGGCAACTGGAGCCCGGATTTCGCCGACCCGTATATGTTTATGAATTACTGGTTTGAATCCAACAAAAAAGGGTTACCGGGCAATCGTTCCTACTATGAAAACCCGGCGGTTGATGGGGTGCTGAAAAAAGCGATGGCCACCACCGATCAGGCTGTGCGCACCGAGGATTACCAGCAGGCGCAGCGCATTGTGATTGATGAAGCCGCCTACGTTTATCTGTTCCAGAAAAACTATCAGGTGGCGATGAACGATGCGGTAAAAGGCTTTGTGTTTAACCCGATCCTGGAACAGGTGTTCAACATAGGCACGATGTCGAAATAA
- the ddpX gene encoding D-alanyl-D-alanine dipeptidase: MTDVIDLVDLAQTLPQLIIDMKYATVDNLTGHPIYAQALCLLHPDAAQGLARSVVVAEQSCYRLQLYDAYRPHAAQIRLWDACPDPRFVASLAVGSHHSRGVAVDVTLLDEQGKALDMGTGFDEMNEKSYAWCAALPVAVQRNRLQLYAVMAAGGFVGIETEWWHFELPNADRYPLLPDRFGCTLPNRRTAV, from the coding sequence ATGACGGATGTTATCGACCTGGTGGATCTGGCGCAAACGCTCCCCCAACTGATTATCGATATGAAATATGCCACGGTGGATAACCTGACCGGTCATCCCATTTATGCCCAAGCGCTTTGTTTGTTGCACCCTGATGCGGCGCAGGGATTGGCGCGCAGTGTCGTCGTTGCCGAACAAAGCTGTTATCGGCTGCAACTTTACGACGCCTATCGTCCCCATGCGGCGCAAATACGCTTGTGGGATGCCTGTCCCGATCCGCGCTTTGTCGCCTCATTGGCGGTGGGGTCGCACCACAGCCGCGGCGTGGCGGTGGATGTCACGCTGTTGGATGAACAGGGTAAGGCGCTGGATATGGGCACCGGGTTCGATGAGATGAATGAAAAATCCTATGCGTGGTGTGCGGCGTTGCCCGTCGCCGTGCAACGTAACCGACTGCAACTCTATGCCGTGATGGCAGCGGGTGGCTTCGTCGGGATTGAAACGGAATGGTGGCATTTTGAATTGCCGAATGCTGATCGTTACCCGCTGTTGCCCGATCGGTTTGGTTGCACCTTGCCCAACCGTAGGACGGCTGTTTGA
- a CDS encoding MurR/RpiR family transcriptional regulator codes for MQQDDAYPANADANVRIDLIARIEASFSQQTPSGKRIAGWLLNNLAQIPFESADSIAGYTGTTGITVGRYLRKLGYRNLEDVKASLRADALAPYRPWGVTDRLDAWQQQRTLSDRLSPSLRLEVDAIQDVYRLAQTEAFARISQQLAEAEAVFILGIQSTRGIANAFFSHLEYLRPRVSYVDGLSGTWVESLNSEYRRPYVVVTDTRAYSTVARQYCRAANDRQIPLALITDLWCPWARDYPMDLLQVKTDTGHFWDSLAPITCLFNLLLSAVVEQLGDKLSARLALNRALQTEFGQFEQ; via the coding sequence ATGCAGCAAGATGACGCCTATCCCGCTAACGCTGACGCCAATGTGCGCATTGATCTTATCGCACGTATCGAAGCGTCGTTCAGTCAGCAGACGCCGAGCGGTAAGCGTATTGCCGGCTGGTTGCTGAATAATCTGGCACAGATACCGTTTGAATCGGCGGATAGCATCGCCGGTTATACCGGCACGACGGGAATTACCGTGGGACGCTATCTGCGCAAGCTGGGCTACCGCAATTTGGAAGATGTCAAAGCGAGCCTGCGCGCCGATGCGCTGGCTCCTTACCGCCCTTGGGGTGTTACCGACCGGCTGGATGCCTGGCAGCAGCAGCGTACCCTCTCGGATCGTCTCAGCCCCTCTCTGCGTCTGGAGGTTGATGCCATTCAGGACGTCTATCGTCTGGCGCAAACGGAGGCGTTCGCGCGCATCAGTCAGCAACTTGCTGAAGCAGAAGCGGTGTTTATTCTCGGCATCCAATCTACGCGCGGCATTGCCAACGCGTTTTTTAGTCATCTGGAGTATTTGCGCCCGCGTGTGAGCTATGTCGATGGCTTGTCTGGTACCTGGGTGGAGTCGCTCAACTCCGAATACCGACGTCCTTATGTGGTGGTGACCGACACGCGTGCTTATTCCACCGTGGCCCGACAGTATTGCCGTGCCGCGAATGACCGGCAGATCCCGTTGGCGCTGATTACCGATCTCTGGTGCCCCTGGGCGCGTGATTACCCGATGGATTTGCTGCAAGTCAAAACCGATACCGGGCATTTCTGGGATTCGCTGGCACCGATCACCTGCTTGTTTAACCTACTGCTCTCCGCAGTGGTGGAGCAGTTGGGTGACAAACTGTCGGCGAGGCTGGCGCTTAACCGCGCCTTGCAAACGGAATTTGGCCAATTTGAACAGTAA
- the pqiC gene encoding membrane integrity-associated transporter subunit PqiC encodes MSKGWLVAMVLVLSACSSTAPKTYYQLPQPSVAAAGKTDLTAARTLWLSHVSLADYLSTSGLVYQTNDVRYVIASNNLWASPLEQQLQQTLQSSLNTGLPGWTVSSQPLGAAPSELAVTVKAFHGRYDGKAVVQGEWTLQRGDRLLRQPFNLVLRLKDDGYDALVTTLAQGWQQVAQSIAAQIQRSE; translated from the coding sequence ATGAGTAAAGGATGGCTGGTGGCAATGGTGTTGGTGTTGAGTGCATGCAGCAGTACGGCGCCAAAAACCTATTATCAACTGCCGCAGCCGTCCGTAGCGGCAGCGGGAAAAACGGATCTGACCGCAGCCCGCACGCTGTGGCTCTCCCACGTTTCACTGGCGGATTATCTCAGTACCTCGGGTCTGGTTTATCAGACCAATGATGTGCGTTATGTCATTGCCAGCAATAACCTGTGGGCCAGCCCGTTGGAGCAACAGCTGCAACAGACGCTGCAAAGTAGCCTGAATACGGGGTTGCCGGGCTGGACGGTCAGTTCGCAGCCCTTAGGGGCTGCTCCTTCAGAGCTGGCTGTTACCGTGAAAGCCTTCCATGGCCGCTACGATGGAAAAGCGGTGGTGCAAGGGGAGTGGACCTTGCAGCGCGGCGATCGACTGTTGCGTCAACCGTTTAATCTGGTATTGCGGCTCAAAGATGATGGCTATGACGCGTTAGTGACAACGCTGGCACAAGGTTGGCAGCAGGTTGCGCAATCCATTGCCGCGCAAATTCAACGCAGTGAGTAG